In Scyliorhinus canicula chromosome 27, sScyCan1.1, whole genome shotgun sequence, the following proteins share a genomic window:
- the LOC119957704 gene encoding 101 kDa malaria antigen-like: REEREKEIEERMERERKEKGERKRGARKRVESEKGRRAKEGKEREE; this comes from the exons agagaggagagagagaaagagatagaggagagaATGGAGagggaaaggaaagagaaag GGGAAAGAAAGAGGGGAGCGAGAAAGAGAGTGGAGAGCGAAAAAGGGAGGAGAGCaaaggaggggaaggagagagaggag